One stretch of Pradoshia sp. D12 DNA includes these proteins:
- a CDS encoding YdiK family protein, translating into MRRSPLYMATTYLILGAIFIFFAVQNVSRSGWDFFTYFLIILATLDVGSGIRLVMIHKQIKKMKSEKPKE; encoded by the coding sequence ATGAGACGTTCACCGTTGTATATGGCAACGACTTACTTAATTTTAGGTGCTATTTTTATATTTTTTGCTGTTCAAAATGTATCACGCAGCGGTTGGGATTTCTTTACCTATTTCCTGATCATACTGGCTACACTTGATGTTGGTTCAGGAATCCGCTTGGTGATGATTCATAAGCAAATAAAGAAAATGAAAAGTGAAAAACCAAAAGAATAA
- a CDS encoding redox-sensing transcriptional repressor Rex, protein MLQENTKIPQATAKRLPLYYRFIQNLHASGKLRVSSAELSEAVKVDSATIRRDFSYFGALGKKGYGYNVNYLLSFFRKTLDQDEITKVALIGVGNLGTAFLNYNFMKNNNTKIEMAFDVSPDKVGTLIGDVPLYHMDELEKKLEKQDISVAILTVPSQVAQSITDRLVAANIKAILNFTPARLNVPDSIRVHHIDLAVELQSLVYFLKHYPSGNTEDTE, encoded by the coding sequence ATTTTGCAGGAAAATACTAAAATACCGCAGGCTACAGCCAAACGACTTCCATTATATTATCGTTTTATACAAAATCTACACGCGTCAGGAAAACTACGAGTTTCTTCCGCAGAACTAAGTGAAGCTGTTAAAGTAGATTCAGCTACTATACGAAGAGATTTCTCGTACTTTGGTGCTTTAGGTAAAAAAGGGTATGGTTACAATGTTAATTATCTATTATCCTTCTTTAGAAAAACTCTCGATCAAGATGAGATTACAAAGGTAGCTCTAATTGGAGTCGGGAATCTAGGTACAGCTTTCTTAAATTATAATTTTATGAAAAATAATAATACAAAGATTGAAATGGCGTTTGATGTTTCTCCTGATAAAGTAGGAACCCTTATAGGGGATGTTCCGCTCTATCATATGGATGAACTGGAGAAAAAACTTGAAAAGCAAGATATTAGTGTAGCTATTTTAACAGTTCCATCACAGGTTGCCCAATCTATTACAGATCGTTTAGTGGCTGCGAACATTAAGGCTATTTTAAACTTTACGCCGGCACGTCTGAATGTGCCAGACAGCATTCGTGTCCATCATATTGACCTTGCAGTCGAATTGCAATCATTAGTATATTTTCTTAAACATTATCCATCCGGAAATACGGAAGATACAGAATAA
- a CDS encoding ABC-F family ATP-binding cassette domain-containing protein gives MIILQVNNVSKYYGAEAILSTIKLEVQTKDRIALVGRNGAGKSTLLKIIAGHLSHDSGEIYKPKDVSIGYLAQNTGLQSDRSIWDEMISVFEGLQKQEDELRLLEKSMADPSVYNDEQKYNRVLKDYDRLQEQFKNSGGYQMEADVRSVLHGLRFSDYDYTTSINSLSGGQKTRLALGKLLLTKPDLLILDEPTNHLDIDTLSWLEGYLQSYPGAILIVSHDRYFLDKVVHQVMELSRTSIKKYTGNYSRYLEQKAEEYERNAKLYEKQQDEIAKLKDFVQRNMARASTTKRAQSRQKALQRMEVMDRPLGDEKSANFTFEIEKQSGNEVLQANDLSIGYEAPVASHLNFRITRGESIALIGPNGVGKSTLLKTLINRIPALHGDFQLGANVTLGYYDQEQANLSSNKTVLNELWDDFPNQPEKDIRSILGNFLFSGDDVMKTVSTLSGGEKARLALSKLMMQKANLLILDEPTNHLDLDSKLVLENALVDYSGTLLFVSHDRYFINRIADKVLEMKADGTIEYLGDYDYYIQKKQEQAELAELEKPADSISNNRPVSDKTTYQEDKELKKKERQRQRRIAEIETTIEELDTRISDLNTQLCDPEIYQDHEKSLEIQTTLTATEEELEALMEEWTSLQDE, from the coding sequence ATGATTATTTTACAAGTTAATAATGTATCCAAATATTATGGAGCTGAAGCAATTTTATCTACTATTAAGCTCGAAGTTCAAACGAAAGACCGTATAGCACTTGTTGGCAGAAACGGTGCAGGAAAATCCACCCTGCTTAAGATCATTGCAGGTCACCTTTCACATGACAGTGGGGAGATCTATAAGCCAAAAGATGTTTCGATTGGATATTTGGCTCAAAATACCGGTCTCCAATCAGACCGCTCTATTTGGGATGAAATGATCTCTGTTTTTGAAGGCTTACAAAAACAAGAAGATGAATTGAGATTATTGGAAAAATCTATGGCTGATCCTTCTGTCTACAATGATGAACAAAAATATAACCGGGTATTAAAAGATTACGATCGTCTCCAGGAGCAATTTAAAAATTCTGGCGGTTACCAAATGGAAGCAGATGTACGTTCTGTCTTACACGGTCTGCGTTTCTCGGATTATGATTATACTACATCTATTAATTCCTTAAGCGGCGGCCAAAAAACCAGGCTTGCACTAGGTAAATTATTATTAACGAAACCTGATTTACTGATTCTAGACGAGCCGACCAACCATCTTGATATCGATACATTAAGCTGGCTCGAAGGCTATCTTCAATCTTACCCTGGCGCTATCCTAATTGTTTCCCATGATCGTTATTTCCTTGATAAGGTTGTCCATCAAGTAATGGAGCTTTCCCGAACATCAATTAAGAAATATACAGGGAATTACAGCAGATACTTAGAGCAAAAGGCAGAGGAATACGAACGTAATGCAAAGCTTTATGAAAAACAGCAGGATGAGATTGCAAAATTAAAAGATTTTGTCCAAAGAAACATGGCCAGAGCATCTACAACTAAACGAGCCCAGAGCCGGCAAAAGGCCCTGCAGCGTATGGAAGTAATGGATCGGCCCTTGGGCGATGAAAAATCAGCTAATTTTACCTTTGAGATTGAAAAGCAAAGTGGTAATGAAGTTCTTCAGGCAAATGATTTGTCTATTGGATATGAAGCACCTGTTGCCAGCCACTTGAACTTTAGAATCACTAGAGGAGAAAGCATTGCACTGATTGGTCCTAATGGGGTAGGGAAATCTACTTTATTAAAAACATTGATTAACAGAATTCCGGCTTTGCATGGAGATTTTCAGCTCGGTGCCAATGTGACACTCGGATATTATGATCAAGAGCAGGCTAATCTATCGTCCAACAAAACTGTGCTAAATGAGTTATGGGATGACTTCCCTAACCAACCTGAAAAGGATATCCGATCCATATTAGGAAACTTTCTATTCAGCGGAGACGATGTAATGAAAACTGTCTCTACCTTGAGCGGTGGTGAAAAAGCACGGCTGGCTCTTTCAAAATTAATGATGCAAAAAGCCAACCTTTTAATTTTAGATGAGCCGACCAACCACTTGGATTTGGACAGTAAATTAGTGCTTGAAAATGCACTGGTTGATTATTCAGGCACTCTCCTCTTTGTATCCCATGACCGTTACTTTATCAATCGAATTGCCGATAAAGTATTGGAAATGAAAGCAGATGGTACAATTGAATACTTGGGAGATTATGACTACTATATTCAGAAAAAACAAGAACAAGCGGAACTCGCTGAACTGGAAAAACCAGCGGATTCTATCTCCAACAATCGCCCTGTTTCAGATAAAACTACTTATCAGGAGGACAAGGAGCTTAAAAAGAAAGAGCGCCAACGCCAAAGACGTATCGCAGAAATTGAAACTACCATTGAAGAACTTGATACACGGATATCCGATTTAAATACACAATTATGTGATCCGGAAATCTATCAGGACCATGAGAAATCATTGGAAATCCAGACAACTCTTACAGCAACTGAAGAAGAATTGGAAGCATTAATGGAAGAGTGGACTTCTCTACAAGACGAATAA